In Horticoccus luteus, the following proteins share a genomic window:
- a CDS encoding DUF6172 family protein, whose protein sequence is MKKNFPLHSPAKDDQRVFEAVVHEVRKYLKRERRKSPPEGFDLWEFHCRVGATAEAAVASSAKDIITAIAAVAKSGAETVYVEILAHAAKWPERAATSGET, encoded by the coding sequence ATGAAGAAAAATTTTCCGCTCCATTCGCCTGCCAAAGATGACCAGCGCGTCTTCGAAGCCGTCGTGCACGAGGTGCGCAAATACCTGAAACGCGAACGCCGCAAATCGCCGCCAGAAGGATTCGACCTCTGGGAGTTCCACTGCCGCGTCGGCGCGACCGCTGAAGCCGCTGTCGCATCGTCCGCCAAGGACATCATTACGGCCATCGCCGCCGTGGCGAAATCCGGCGCCGAGACCGTTTACGTCGAGATCCTGGCGCACGCCGCCAAGTGGCCCGAACGCGCCGCCACCTCCGGCGAAACGTGA
- the dinB gene encoding DNA polymerase IV — protein sequence MALPTIVHLDADAFFVSVEQVFRPELRGTKCAVGGAERGIISSASYEARACGVYTPMPTSQARRVCPDLIMIPHTSGRYGEFSQRMFDVCERLTPIVQRNSIDEGYLDVGPCGLGSATAVEAAVRGLQRAIWDELQITVSFGLATNKLVAQIASKLRKPRGFVVVPPGEEAEFLAPLSVGKLPGVGPKTEETLKRAGFAVVEDLVKADERELAKVVGNFSVELQRQARGLDDRPVETESEDAKSYSQQETFGRDVRDEAEIVRVLKRMVDELLAKIRADGKRVRTLTIKVRYPNFEQMSHARSLPAASDLEAAFYPLIEPLLRAAWKQRRPLRLVSARFSGVDEKPAQLEMFAEKDEKRRRLAGVLDQLNRGRRDAVVQHGHQLPPR from the coding sequence ATGGCTTTGCCGACGATCGTCCATCTCGACGCCGACGCGTTTTTCGTCTCGGTGGAGCAGGTGTTTCGGCCGGAGTTGCGGGGCACAAAATGCGCGGTGGGCGGCGCGGAGCGGGGCATCATTTCGTCGGCGAGCTACGAGGCCCGGGCGTGCGGCGTTTATACACCGATGCCGACGTCGCAGGCGCGACGGGTGTGTCCCGACTTGATCATGATTCCGCACACGAGCGGGCGTTACGGTGAGTTTTCGCAACGGATGTTTGATGTGTGCGAACGACTGACGCCGATCGTGCAGCGCAACTCGATCGACGAAGGTTATCTCGATGTCGGACCATGCGGGCTCGGATCGGCGACCGCGGTCGAGGCGGCGGTGCGTGGGTTGCAGCGGGCGATTTGGGATGAGCTGCAAATCACGGTTTCGTTTGGCCTCGCGACCAACAAATTGGTGGCGCAGATCGCGTCGAAGCTGCGCAAGCCGCGCGGTTTTGTGGTGGTGCCCCCGGGCGAGGAAGCGGAGTTTCTCGCGCCGCTTTCGGTGGGGAAACTGCCCGGCGTGGGGCCGAAGACCGAAGAGACGTTGAAGCGGGCGGGCTTCGCGGTGGTCGAGGATCTCGTCAAGGCCGACGAGCGCGAACTTGCAAAGGTGGTGGGGAATTTTTCGGTGGAATTGCAGCGGCAGGCGAGGGGACTGGATGACCGGCCGGTCGAGACGGAGTCGGAGGACGCGAAGTCGTATTCCCAGCAGGAGACATTCGGCCGTGATGTGCGCGACGAGGCGGAAATCGTGCGGGTGTTGAAGCGCATGGTCGATGAGTTGCTCGCGAAAATCCGGGCGGACGGAAAACGGGTGCGCACGCTGACGATCAAAGTGCGTTACCCGAACTTCGAGCAGATGTCGCACGCGCGCAGTCTGCCGGCGGCGAGCGACTTGGAGGCGGCGTTTTATCCGCTGATCGAGCCTTTGTTGCGGGCGGCGTGGAAACAGCGGCGACCGTTGCGGTTGGTCAGTGCGCGGTTTTCGGGCGTCGACGAAAAGCCGGCGCAACTGGAGATGTTTGCCGAAAAAGATGAAAAACGCCGACGACTGGCAGGCGTGCTGGACCAGCTCAACCGAGGGCGCCGCGACGCAGTCGTGCAGCATGGGCACCAGTTGCCGCCGCGCTGA
- a CDS encoding DUF1810 family protein, translating to MALERFHEAQNQRGQGFSAALAELQTGEKTSHWIWYVFPQLAGLGRSSTAQFYAVRDGAEACAYLADTTLRGRLLRVTEVVAAQLAGGVPLVRLMGGRTDALKLVSSLTLFEWAARAMKPVGTSEAAELQTLRERCGDVLGAATDAGFPRCDDTLNALARSL from the coding sequence ATGGCACTCGAACGTTTCCACGAGGCGCAGAATCAGCGCGGGCAAGGTTTCTCGGCCGCACTGGCCGAATTGCAGACGGGGGAGAAAACGAGCCACTGGATCTGGTATGTCTTTCCGCAGCTCGCCGGCCTAGGGCGGTCGAGCACGGCACAATTTTACGCGGTGCGCGATGGCGCCGAGGCATGCGCCTATCTGGCGGACACCACCCTGCGGGGGCGACTGTTGCGCGTGACGGAGGTGGTGGCGGCGCAACTTGCCGGCGGAGTGCCGCTGGTTCGCTTGATGGGCGGAAGGACAGATGCGTTGAAACTCGTCTCGAGTCTCACTCTTTTCGAGTGGGCGGCCCGTGCGATGAAGCCTGTTGGCACGAGTGAGGCCGCGGAATTGCAAACGCTCCGGGAACGCTGTGGTGACGTGCTGGGGGCGGCGACGGATGCGGGTTTCCCGCGCTGCGACGACACGCTCAACGCATTGGCGCGATCGCTATAG
- a CDS encoding DUF4252 domain-containing protein, which translates to MNSFRSLIVSSALVCAASVGFCAAPSSGYVDFGALPPGKGDFVEVNLQSGLLKLAARLAKLQDPAAAELLGSLERVRVNVIGLDQGNAENITERVAKIRSKLADQGWEQIVTVKQHNEGAQDVAIFLKHGEGEAIAGLVITVVDGAKQAVLVNVVGNIKPEQIELLARHLNIDGLKDVAVAKQA; encoded by the coding sequence ATGAATTCGTTTCGCTCGCTTATCGTTTCTTCCGCTCTCGTGTGTGCCGCATCGGTCGGCTTCTGCGCTGCACCTTCCTCCGGCTACGTTGACTTCGGTGCGCTGCCCCCGGGGAAAGGCGATTTTGTCGAAGTGAACCTGCAATCAGGACTGCTGAAACTCGCCGCGCGCCTGGCCAAGTTGCAGGATCCGGCGGCCGCCGAGCTCCTCGGCAGTCTGGAGCGCGTGCGCGTCAACGTCATCGGCCTCGATCAGGGCAACGCGGAAAACATCACTGAACGCGTGGCAAAGATCCGCTCGAAGCTGGCCGACCAGGGATGGGAGCAGATTGTGACGGTGAAGCAGCACAACGAGGGCGCCCAGGATGTGGCGATCTTTCTCAAGCACGGTGAAGGCGAGGCGATAGCGGGGTTGGTGATCACGGTCGTGGACGGTGCGAAGCAGGCCGTGCTCGTGAACGTGGTTGGCAATATCAAGCCCGAGCAAATCGAGTTGCTCGCCCGGCATTTGAACATCGACGGCCTGAAGGACGTGGCGGTGGCCAAACAGGCATAA
- a CDS encoding heavy metal translocating P-type ATPase, with amino-acid sequence MATSLEHSPNWAVELAAFLRAEPGVGAVRFDAASRKVSVATLGEVDLRELEHRVALTIAAIEGRIGGIAEVPAGFTLQQRDGVTELAGETCATAPKFWRWREFTMPEIQPVDSGAEPVSEWKELTWLAALCAVFGLAGFVTLRFSLGPAWVSVGLFAAALIAGGWDAAKDSWANLRQAKVDIHFLMLAVAIGAVSIGAWPEAVLLLFLFSASGAMEEYALHRTHREVSALLKSAPKRATLMTADGAEREVDVAQLAVGDRVLVRPGEAFSADGEVRKGRSASDESALTGEAQPVEKGVGDTVFSGTLNLWGAVEVEVRRLPAESTLQKIIRLIQTAQKLRAPSERFTDRFGGGYTLLVLGACAVMFFVWWLGFGLPPFENTGGQTSAFYRAMTLLVVTSPCALVLSIPSAILAAIAWGARHGVLFRGGAAIEKLAEITVVALDKTGTLTTGELNVVGVESFPPGRERDVLELAYALEVKSEHPLARAVVRHARAQGVTGGEVDDFQSIIGQGVRGRHEGASVLLGRRELLEDGPFGEWARQLPAASAELSEIWVLGRDVVGRLLLRDQIRAQSRTVLDEVRAAGIHSVMLTGDRRHAAEAVAKELGVDEVRAGLKPEDKVAAIQALRAERGKVAMVGDGVNDAPSLAAADVSVAMGARGSDAALEQAEVILMHDRIENFLAALQLSRRAKWVIRQNLAISLGVVVLMAGAAIFGLVPLAVGVAAHEGSTVVVCLNSLRLLFGRNR; translated from the coding sequence ATGGCTACATCCCTTGAACATTCGCCCAATTGGGCGGTGGAACTGGCCGCGTTCCTGCGGGCCGAGCCGGGGGTGGGGGCCGTGCGTTTCGATGCCGCGAGTCGCAAGGTGTCGGTGGCGACGCTGGGTGAAGTCGACCTGCGTGAGCTCGAACACCGGGTGGCGCTCACCATCGCGGCGATCGAAGGGCGGATTGGCGGAATAGCGGAAGTGCCGGCGGGCTTCACGCTGCAGCAACGGGACGGCGTCACGGAACTGGCTGGGGAAACGTGTGCGACGGCGCCGAAATTCTGGCGCTGGCGCGAGTTTACGATGCCGGAGATCCAACCGGTCGACAGCGGCGCGGAGCCGGTATCGGAGTGGAAAGAGCTGACGTGGCTGGCGGCATTGTGCGCGGTTTTCGGCCTCGCGGGATTTGTGACGCTGCGGTTTAGCCTCGGCCCGGCGTGGGTGTCCGTGGGATTGTTTGCGGCGGCGTTAATCGCGGGCGGATGGGATGCGGCGAAGGATTCGTGGGCGAATCTGCGCCAGGCGAAAGTGGACATTCACTTTCTGATGCTCGCGGTGGCGATCGGCGCGGTGAGCATTGGCGCGTGGCCGGAGGCGGTGTTGTTGTTGTTCCTGTTTTCAGCCTCGGGCGCGATGGAGGAGTATGCGCTGCATCGCACGCATCGAGAGGTGAGCGCGCTGCTCAAATCGGCGCCGAAGCGGGCGACGTTGATGACCGCGGACGGCGCGGAGCGGGAAGTCGATGTCGCGCAACTGGCCGTGGGTGACCGCGTGTTGGTGCGGCCGGGCGAGGCGTTTTCCGCCGACGGCGAAGTGCGCAAGGGACGCAGTGCAAGCGACGAATCGGCGCTGACGGGCGAAGCGCAACCCGTGGAAAAAGGCGTGGGTGATACGGTGTTCAGCGGAACGCTGAATTTGTGGGGCGCGGTGGAAGTCGAGGTGCGGCGGCTGCCGGCCGAGAGCACGCTGCAAAAGATCATCCGCTTGATCCAGACCGCGCAGAAACTGCGGGCGCCGAGCGAGCGTTTCACTGACCGATTCGGTGGTGGTTACACGTTGCTGGTGCTGGGCGCGTGCGCCGTGATGTTTTTTGTGTGGTGGCTCGGGTTCGGATTGCCGCCGTTCGAAAACACGGGCGGCCAGACGTCGGCGTTTTACCGGGCGATGACGCTGCTGGTCGTGACGAGTCCTTGCGCGTTGGTGCTGTCGATTCCGTCGGCGATCTTGGCGGCGATCGCGTGGGGCGCGCGGCACGGCGTATTGTTTCGCGGCGGGGCGGCGATCGAGAAACTGGCCGAGATCACCGTCGTGGCACTGGACAAAACCGGCACGTTGACGACGGGAGAGTTGAATGTGGTCGGAGTGGAGAGTTTTCCGCCGGGCCGTGAGCGCGACGTGCTGGAGCTGGCGTATGCGCTCGAGGTGAAGTCGGAGCACCCGCTGGCGCGCGCGGTGGTGCGGCACGCGCGCGCGCAGGGCGTGACGGGTGGCGAAGTGGACGATTTTCAGTCCATCATCGGGCAAGGGGTGCGCGGTCGGCATGAAGGCGCGTCGGTCCTGCTCGGGCGCCGGGAATTGCTGGAAGACGGGCCGTTCGGGGAATGGGCGCGGCAATTGCCGGCGGCTTCGGCGGAGTTGAGTGAAATCTGGGTGCTGGGGCGCGATGTCGTGGGGCGCTTGCTGTTGCGCGACCAGATTCGCGCGCAATCGCGGACGGTGCTCGATGAGGTGCGGGCGGCGGGAATTCACTCGGTCATGCTCACGGGCGACCGTCGGCATGCGGCGGAGGCGGTCGCGAAGGAGTTGGGCGTGGATGAAGTGCGGGCGGGTTTGAAACCCGAAGACAAGGTCGCCGCCATCCAAGCGCTGCGGGCGGAACGAGGCAAAGTGGCGATGGTGGGTGATGGCGTGAACGACGCGCCCTCGCTGGCGGCGGCGGACGTGAGCGTGGCGATGGGGGCGCGCGGAAGCGATGCGGCGCTCGAGCAGGCGGAGGTGATTTTGATGCACGACCGCATCGAAAATTTTCTCGCGGCTTTGCAACTAAGCCGGCGGGCGAAATGGGTGATCCGGCAGAATCTGGCGATTTCGCTGGGCGTGGTGGTGTTGATGGCGGGAGCGGCGATTTTCGGTTTGGTGCCGCTCGCGGTCGGCGTGGCGGCGCACGAGGGCAGCACCGTGGTGGTCTGCCTCAACTCGTTGCGGCTCCTTTTCGGACGGAATCGCTGA
- a CDS encoding PP2C family protein-serine/threonine phosphatase has protein sequence MLRLRSASLTDIGKVRRRNEDRFLCDDTLRLYGVADGIGGLPGGAEAAQTTVDAVRAYVRDHPSAALADAVQAANHAVLSRAAEISPHVGIGSTLSVAHFSASQLSLAHVGDSRSYVWHAGRLERLTRDHSVANEAIDRGEEHTLRWMSEANRNALTRCIGQPPPLIVDNSVRPLQAGERFLFASDGVSRVVGEDHLARFLATDAPPADVLHELIDLVLRRGAPDNATAVLVAVDEA, from the coding sequence ATGCTGCGACTCCGTTCTGCCTCCCTCACCGATATCGGCAAAGTCCGCCGCCGGAACGAAGACCGCTTTCTCTGCGACGACACCCTGCGCCTTTACGGTGTGGCTGACGGCATCGGCGGGTTGCCGGGCGGCGCCGAGGCGGCGCAAACCACCGTTGATGCCGTGCGCGCTTACGTGCGCGACCATCCCTCCGCCGCGCTCGCCGATGCCGTGCAAGCGGCCAACCACGCCGTTCTCAGCCGGGCCGCAGAAATCAGTCCGCATGTCGGCATCGGCTCCACGCTCAGCGTCGCCCACTTTTCCGCGAGCCAACTATCCCTCGCCCACGTCGGAGATTCGCGGAGCTACGTCTGGCATGCCGGCCGCCTCGAAAGGCTCACTCGCGATCATTCCGTGGCCAACGAAGCGATTGATCGCGGCGAAGAACACACCCTGCGCTGGATGAGCGAAGCCAACCGCAACGCCCTCACCCGCTGCATCGGCCAGCCGCCGCCGCTGATCGTCGATAACTCCGTGCGTCCCCTGCAGGCTGGCGAACGATTTCTCTTCGCCAGCGACGGCGTTTCCCGGGTCGTCGGCGAGGATCACCTCGCTCGTTTTCTCGCGACCGATGCTCCCCCCGCCGACGTGTTGCACGAACTGATCGACCTTGTCCTCCGCCGCGGCGCGCCCGACAACGCGACCGCCGTGCTCGTGGCAGTCGACGAAGCTTGA
- a CDS encoding CvfB family protein, translating to MALLGQRNLLAVLRSVPPGLILDGGSHGDILLPTRYVPAGTAPGATLDVFVYRDSEDRVIATTETPLAMVGDFAYLRAVSVNPRVGLFLDWGLEKDLLLPLRELASPLEPGDYRVVRIALDERSDRIIASARLNRWLNLTPPPYTEGQRVNLIVIGETPLGYNAVIENAHRGLLYHSDLAGALQTGERLDGYVRAVRPDGKVDLALDRAGFHRIPPVAEQILAALKAAGGHLALHDDSPPLKIRAALGISKKAFKQAIGTLYRDRRIVIEPTGIWIAPPNARSRRPGTEL from the coding sequence ATGGCACTTCTCGGGCAACGCAACCTTCTCGCGGTCCTTCGCTCCGTCCCGCCGGGATTGATTCTCGATGGCGGCTCCCATGGAGATATTCTGCTGCCCACGCGCTACGTGCCCGCGGGCACTGCCCCCGGGGCGACTCTGGACGTTTTCGTTTATCGCGACTCCGAGGATCGCGTCATCGCGACGACGGAGACGCCCCTCGCGATGGTCGGCGACTTCGCCTATCTCCGCGCCGTCAGCGTGAACCCCCGCGTCGGCCTGTTTCTCGATTGGGGTTTGGAGAAAGATCTCCTCCTCCCTCTGCGCGAACTCGCCTCGCCGCTCGAGCCCGGTGATTACCGCGTCGTCCGCATCGCGCTGGACGAACGCAGCGACCGCATCATCGCGAGCGCACGACTCAACCGCTGGTTGAATCTCACGCCGCCGCCTTACACGGAAGGACAACGCGTCAATCTCATCGTCATTGGCGAAACCCCGCTCGGCTACAACGCCGTCATCGAAAACGCCCATCGCGGCCTCCTCTATCATTCCGACCTCGCCGGCGCGCTGCAGACCGGGGAGCGACTCGATGGTTACGTCCGCGCCGTGCGGCCGGACGGCAAAGTCGACCTCGCGCTCGACCGCGCTGGCTTCCATCGCATTCCTCCGGTCGCCGAGCAGATTCTCGCCGCGCTCAAAGCCGCCGGCGGCCACCTCGCGTTGCACGACGACAGCCCGCCTCTGAAGATTCGCGCCGCTCTCGGCATCAGCAAAAAAGCGTTCAAGCAGGCGATCGGCACGCTCTACCGCGATCGCCGCATTGTCATCGAGCCCACTGGCATTTGGATCGCTCCGCCGAACGCCCGCTCGCGGCGGCCGGGAACGGAGTTGTAA
- a CDS encoding ATP-dependent DNA helicase has translation MIGLRDDNDALPPAPPPSRAPELAAHIFADGGSLHAGLTLEHRPEQEQMARAVAGALRDDAALLFEAGTGVGKSLAYLVPGLIHAIDQTRQLVVSTHTISLQEQIEAKDLPLCRRLFKSDPALARYADFKSAVLVGKSNYLCTTRLAAALAGKQELFPTAEHNELLRIADWAATSRAGLRHELSPPPSAEVWEHVNADSSACSRKNCDCERCFYQRARARLRQAQVVIVNHSLLFALINAGGATEKGAARGVIFPDDFVVLDEAHTVPEVATDHFGLRLSSYGVDRLLKYLYNPRTKRGLLTRHGGALECQLVVDSLEAAEQFFGFIADRLLIKQPIVRVREPDVVEPLLEPPLLALIKAVSTLADKLEEGKVRDELLDQKGRLKSCQSSLKQWLALADEKQVYWAERGGRRQTIVTLRTAPIDVAPYLHEELFSRGTAVVCTSATLAIGGEISAFQQRVGAPDAQAVVVRSPFDYERNMRVFVAADVPLPSAKDARLALDALIDYLRFCILRSRGGSLVLFTSYADLRACASALAADFAAAGRPLLVQGGEFSRTELARKLQAAGNGVLFGTDSFWTGVDVPGDSLSQVIITRLPFDPPTHPILEARAEWIRDRGGNPFNELTLPEALIKFRQGIGRLIRSAHDRGVITLLDARVLAKQYGRLFLATLPTSHHVRITRENREEAFQPFA, from the coding sequence ATGATTGGCCTCCGCGACGACAACGACGCCCTGCCGCCCGCGCCTCCGCCGAGTCGCGCGCCGGAGCTCGCTGCGCACATTTTCGCCGATGGCGGCTCGCTTCATGCCGGTCTCACCCTCGAACATCGCCCCGAGCAGGAGCAAATGGCCCGCGCTGTCGCCGGCGCCCTGCGCGACGATGCCGCCCTCCTCTTCGAGGCCGGCACGGGCGTCGGCAAGTCCCTCGCCTACCTCGTCCCCGGTCTCATTCACGCCATCGATCAGACGCGCCAACTCGTCGTTTCAACGCACACGATTTCTTTGCAGGAGCAGATCGAGGCGAAGGATCTTCCGCTCTGCCGCCGCCTGTTCAAGTCCGACCCCGCGCTCGCCCGCTACGCCGATTTCAAAAGCGCCGTGCTCGTCGGCAAGTCCAACTACCTCTGCACCACGCGCCTCGCCGCCGCCCTCGCCGGCAAACAAGAGCTCTTCCCCACCGCCGAGCACAACGAACTGTTGCGCATCGCCGACTGGGCCGCCACCTCCCGCGCCGGCCTCCGCCACGAACTTTCCCCACCGCCGAGCGCCGAAGTGTGGGAACACGTCAACGCCGACTCCTCCGCCTGCTCGCGCAAGAACTGCGATTGCGAACGCTGCTTCTATCAACGCGCCCGCGCCCGTCTGCGTCAGGCGCAAGTGGTCATCGTCAACCACTCGTTGCTGTTCGCGCTGATCAATGCCGGCGGCGCCACCGAAAAAGGCGCTGCGCGCGGGGTGATTTTCCCCGACGATTTCGTGGTTCTCGACGAGGCGCACACCGTTCCCGAAGTCGCCACCGATCACTTCGGCCTCCGTCTCAGCAGCTACGGCGTCGATCGCCTCCTCAAATACCTGTATAATCCGCGCACCAAACGCGGCCTGCTCACCCGCCACGGCGGTGCGTTGGAATGCCAGCTCGTGGTCGATTCGCTCGAGGCCGCCGAACAATTCTTCGGCTTCATCGCCGACCGGCTCCTGATCAAGCAGCCCATCGTCCGCGTGCGCGAACCCGATGTCGTCGAACCGTTGCTCGAACCGCCTCTTCTCGCGCTCATCAAGGCGGTCAGCACGCTCGCCGATAAACTCGAGGAAGGGAAAGTGCGCGACGAGCTGCTCGACCAAAAAGGCCGGCTTAAATCCTGCCAGTCCAGCCTCAAGCAATGGCTCGCCCTCGCCGACGAGAAACAAGTTTATTGGGCGGAACGCGGCGGGCGCCGCCAGACGATCGTCACCCTGCGCACCGCCCCGATCGACGTCGCGCCCTACCTGCACGAAGAACTCTTTTCGCGCGGCACCGCCGTTGTTTGCACGAGCGCCACGCTCGCCATCGGCGGAGAAATCTCGGCGTTTCAACAACGCGTCGGCGCACCCGACGCCCAGGCCGTCGTCGTGCGCTCGCCGTTCGACTACGAACGCAACATGCGCGTCTTCGTCGCCGCCGATGTGCCGTTACCCTCCGCCAAAGACGCCCGCCTCGCCCTCGATGCGCTGATCGACTATTTGCGTTTCTGCATCCTCCGCTCGCGCGGGGGCTCGCTTGTGCTTTTCACCAGCTACGCCGATCTTCGCGCCTGCGCCTCCGCCCTTGCGGCCGACTTCGCCGCCGCTGGTCGCCCGCTCCTCGTCCAAGGCGGAGAGTTCTCCCGCACCGAGCTCGCGCGCAAACTCCAGGCCGCCGGCAACGGCGTGCTTTTCGGCACCGATAGTTTCTGGACCGGTGTCGATGTCCCTGGCGACTCGCTCTCGCAGGTCATCATCACCCGCCTGCCCTTCGATCCGCCCACGCATCCGATCCTCGAAGCGCGCGCGGAATGGATTCGCGACCGCGGCGGCAACCCGTTCAACGAGCTCACGCTCCCCGAAGCGCTGATCAAATTCCGCCAAGGCATCGGCCGGTTGATTCGCAGCGCCCATGATCGCGGCGTCATCACGCTTCTTGATGCGCGCGTGCTCGCCAAACAATACGGCCGCCTCTTTCTCGCCACGCTGCCCACCAGCCATCACGTGCGCATCACCCGCGAAAATCGCGAGGAAGCATTTCAGCCTTTTGCGTAA
- a CDS encoding molecular chaperone DnaJ, with translation MPTRSAHFAGLVAAQPQNELFRFSLAQALLNEGRGAEAEPHLRICCERRADWMMPRILLGKLLLQLDRPAEARSLLAAALTLALAQEHEDPAAELQALLDGLPPSA, from the coding sequence ATGCCCACCCGCAGCGCCCACTTCGCCGGCCTCGTCGCCGCCCAGCCGCAAAACGAACTTTTTCGCTTCAGCCTCGCGCAAGCCCTCCTCAACGAAGGCCGCGGCGCCGAGGCGGAGCCGCACTTGCGCATCTGCTGCGAGCGGCGCGCCGATTGGATGATGCCGCGCATACTGCTCGGCAAACTTCTGCTGCAACTCGACCGCCCCGCCGAAGCCCGCTCGCTCCTCGCCGCCGCCCTCACTCTCGCCCTCGCGCAAGAACACGAAGATCCCGCCGCGGAGTTGCAGGCCCTCCTCGACGGACTCCCGCCCTCCGCCTGA
- a CDS encoding VF530 family DNA-binding protein, whose translation MTAPASSNDPLHGVTLERLLTELVEQFGWAELSQHVNIRCFQFDPNLKSSLVFLRKTPWARTKVEQLYVRWKRSL comes from the coding sequence ATGACGGCACCCGCTTCATCCAACGACCCGCTGCATGGGGTGACGCTTGAGCGACTGCTGACGGAGCTGGTCGAGCAATTCGGTTGGGCCGAGCTCAGCCAGCACGTGAATATCCGCTGCTTCCAGTTCGATCCCAACCTCAAGTCGAGTCTCGTCTTCCTGCGCAAAACCCCGTGGGCCCGCACCAAAGTCGAGCAACTTTACGTGCGGTGGAAGCGTTCACTATAG
- a CDS encoding PRC-barrel domain-containing protein: protein MLDLRSAKKLDGLKLHARDGEIGHVHDFYFDDVQWRVRYLVVETGAWLVSRKVLIAPEAVSAVALATDEISVGLTKDQVRNSPEIDTAKPVSRQHEVLLRNYYGWPGYWNGLFASPGMMAPALAPTPPALSNEAGLAAETHRPEPRGDPSLRSAREVSGYALKASDGELGNITDFIVDRASWRIRYLVVDTGTWWSGKKVLIAPAWSEGVDWSASEVAVELTRAQVKSSPVYDPEKPLSAEYADRLHDHYERPRFSETASARDDG, encoded by the coding sequence ATGCTGGACCTGCGCTCTGCCAAAAAACTCGACGGCCTCAAACTCCACGCCCGCGACGGCGAAATCGGCCACGTGCACGATTTTTATTTCGACGACGTCCAGTGGCGCGTGCGCTACCTCGTGGTCGAGACGGGCGCCTGGCTCGTGAGCCGCAAAGTCTTGATCGCCCCGGAGGCCGTGTCCGCCGTCGCACTCGCAACCGACGAAATTTCTGTGGGGCTCACGAAGGACCAAGTGCGCAACAGCCCGGAGATCGACACCGCGAAACCCGTGTCGCGCCAGCACGAGGTGCTGTTGCGCAACTATTACGGTTGGCCGGGATACTGGAACGGCCTCTTCGCCTCCCCCGGCATGATGGCGCCGGCGTTGGCCCCGACGCCGCCTGCGCTGAGCAACGAGGCCGGCCTCGCCGCTGAGACCCATCGGCCGGAACCGCGCGGCGATCCCTCTCTGCGCAGTGCCCGGGAAGTGAGCGGATATGCGCTGAAAGCCTCCGACGGCGAGCTTGGCAACATCACCGATTTCATTGTCGATCGCGCGTCGTGGCGGATTCGTTACCTGGTCGTCGACACCGGCACTTGGTGGTCCGGAAAGAAGGTTCTTATCGCTCCGGCGTGGAGCGAAGGTGTCGACTGGAGCGCGTCCGAAGTGGCCGTCGAGTTGACCCGCGCGCAGGTTAAATCGAGCCCCGTTTACGATCCCGAAAAACCTCTCTCTGCGGAATACGCCGACCGCCTGCACGACCACTACGAACGACCCCGCTTCTCCGAAACCGCATCCGCGCGCGACGACGGCTAA
- a CDS encoding FmdB family transcriptional regulator: MKNADDWQACWTSSTEGAATQSCSMGTSCRRAEIDGGLQLRSDRYICASSAMPIYEYYCPDNHTIYQFFAKTLAQGQTVPKCPENPKFRMRKIVSAFAINTGGKRIEDGTNPDPSAAFGGGEQGDPRMDAAMGAMEKEFANVDENDPRAMGRMMRRMAELTGEKIDGEMEEVVRKLEEGADPDSLEEQLGGPPEGEGGMDDPYGSSGPGEAAKDPREPRHRFRLRRQAPTRDPQLYDYA; this comes from the coding sequence ATGAAAAACGCCGACGACTGGCAGGCGTGCTGGACCAGCTCAACCGAGGGCGCCGCGACGCAGTCGTGCAGCATGGGCACCAGTTGCCGCCGCGCTGAGATCGACGGCGGCTTGCAACTGCGCTCCGACCGCTACATTTGCGCGTCATCCGCCATGCCGATTTACGAATATTACTGTCCCGACAACCACACGATCTACCAGTTTTTCGCGAAGACGCTCGCGCAAGGGCAGACGGTGCCGAAATGCCCGGAGAACCCGAAATTCCGGATGCGCAAGATTGTGTCAGCGTTCGCGATCAACACCGGTGGAAAACGCATCGAGGATGGCACGAATCCCGATCCAAGTGCCGCGTTCGGCGGAGGGGAACAGGGGGATCCCCGGATGGATGCCGCGATGGGGGCGATGGAGAAGGAATTTGCGAACGTGGATGAAAATGACCCGCGCGCGATGGGCCGGATGATGCGCCGCATGGCCGAACTCACCGGCGAGAAAATCGATGGCGAGATGGAGGAGGTCGTGCGTAAATTGGAGGAAGGCGCCGATCCGGATTCGCTTGAAGAACAGCTCGGCGGACCTCCGGAGGGCGAGGGCGGAATGGACGATCCTTACGGCAGCAGCGGGCCGGGCGAGGCGGCGAAAGATCCGCGGGAGCCGCGCCACCGGTTTCGGTTGCGCCGCCAGGCTCCGACGCGTGACCCACAGCTCTATGACTACGCGTGA